The sequence below is a genomic window from Flavobacterium lipolyticum.
CAACTGAATTATCTGACGAAGACTACAAAAACTTTTACAGAGAATTATATCCAATGCAGTTTGAGGAGCCGTTGTTCAACATTCACTTAAATGTAGACTACCCTTTTAACCTAACCGGAATTTTGTACTTCCCTAAGTTAGGTTCGGACATGCAGATTCAAAAAGACAAAATTCAATTGTACCAAAACCAGGTTTACGTTACAGATAATGTAGAAGGAATTGTACCTGAATTTTTAACGATGTTAAAAGGTGTTATTGATTCTCCGGATATTCCATTGAACGTTTCCCGTTCAGGATTACAAGCTGATGGCGCTGTTAAAAAGATCTCAAACTATATCACTCGTAAAGTAGCTGATAAACTAAAAGCTTTGTTCAATGAAAATCGTGCTGATTTTGAACAAAAATGGAACGACATTAAAATCGTTTTAGAATACGGAATGCTTTCTGAAGATAAATTCTACGAAAAAGCCGGTGCGTTTGTGTTGTACCCAACAGTTGATGATACCTACTTTACTCTGGAAGAATTAAAAGAAAAATTAAAAGAAAATCAAACTGACAAAGACGGAAAACTGATCGTCCTTTATGCCGGAAACAAAGATGCACAGCATTCTTATATTGAAACAGCAAAAGAAAAAGGATATGAAGTATTACTCTTAGATTCACCTATTATCTCACACTTAATTCAAAAAATTGAAAGTGACAATAGTGGTTTAACTTTTGTACGTGTAGACTCTGATCACATTGATAATTTAATCAAGAAAGAAGAAAACACCATTTCTAAATTGTCAGATGAAGAAAAAGAAACATTAAAAACATCTTTAGAAACTTACATCCCTAAAGCATACTCTGTACAACTGGAAGCAATGGACAGTCAGGCGGCTCCATTTATCATCACCCAACCTGAATTCATGCGAAGAATGAAAGAAATGAGTCAGTCAGGTGGTGGCGGAATGTTCGGAATGGGCAATATGCCGGAAATGTACAATTTGATTGTAAATACTAATTCAGACTTAGCGTCAAGCATCCTGAACACAGAAGACAAAACACATCAGGAACACTTGGTAAAACAAGCTTTAGACTTAGCAAAATTGTCACAAAACTTATTAAAAGGAGAAGCTTTAACCGCTTTCGTAAAAAGAAGTTTTGAAATGATTAAATAAAACTTTTAGCAATATAAGTTTTCAAAATTAGAATTTAAGCCCTGCAAGTAAACTTGCGGGGCTTTTTATTTTTAGAAAAACAAGCCTCAATTAAGCCCCACTGAATCCAAGCGGATTTTTTTATCGTATTTCATTTTTTTCGTTACATTTGATTGCCTTTTAATCTAATCAAAAAACAAAAACTACTATGAAAAAAACAGCATTTTTACTCCTAACCATTTGTACAACAGCACTAACACAACTTTCCTGCTCTGGCAATGATGACACAAAAAAACAACCTGAATCTGATGTCACGTCAGTTGGAGCTTCTCTTACCATCGATGCCATTAACGATATGGACATCAAAACCGGGTTAATCGTTACAACAAAAAACACTTCCTCAGCAAAACCAAACGAGACAACACCGGGAATCTGTGGCGCAATTACAATCACACAACAAAGCCCAACCTCTTATCCGAAAGTTTTCACAGTTGATTACGGAACCGGATGCACTGACAATCTGATCAACAGAAAAGGGAAATTAAAAATCACGCTTTCAGGACCGATAATTACTACCGGAAGTAAAATAACCATCGAAAGAATCGACTATTCTTTTAATGGCATAAAACTGGAAGGAACAATAGAATACACCAACACAACAACTGTGGCAACTGTACCACAATGGAGCCGAAAAGTGACCAACGGAAAGTTCACTGATTTAGAAGGCAGAGTTTACCTTAACTCAGGAAACTGGACTGTAAAACAAACTGCAGGTGTCGATACTCCTTATGTTCTGGAAGACAATACGTATGAAATGACTGAAGGAAACCACACCATCACCAGCTCAAACGGAGCCGTATTAACCTTAACCGTTCAGGAATCATTAATTAAAAAATATACTTGCGATTTTATTTCCAAAGGAAAACTAAAAGTTCAGGGCAATCTACTAAACGGAGTGGTTGATTATGGCAATAATGATTGCGACAAAAAATTCACTTACACAAACGAAAACGGAACTACATTTAATCTCTCCATGTAATACTCTTTATTCCTAAAAAGATCAAATCCCAATTTAGAAATAGATTGGGATTTATTTTTTGGCAAAATTTGAATGCCACCACAGTACATTCAAACTATTTTCTTTATTTTGCAGCAAAATCTAAAAAACCAATGAAAAAATCAATTATTGCTTTTGTTGCTCTTGCCCTATTGGCATCCTGCAGCAAAAAAGAATCAACTGACGGTTTGCACCTTACAGGAAACATAAAAGGATTAAAAAACGGAACTTTATATATTCAAAGAATCGTTGACACATCACTTGTTGCTATTGACAGCATTAAAATAGACGGAAATTCTGCATTTGAAACAAACATAAAACTGGAATCTCCTGAAATGTTATATTTATTCCTGGATCGCGGAGTAACCAATTCACTGGATAACAATGTTATGTTTTTCGCAGAACCTGGGAACATCAACATCGACACGAACCTTGATAATTTTATTTATGGTGCAAAAATTACCGGATCTAAAAATCAGGAATTGTACGATGAGTATAAAAAGATAAATTCCCGTTTTAATGAAGAAAGCCTTGCTATGGTAGAATCGAGATTTAAGGCTGTAAAAAGACAAGACCAGAAAGCCATTGACAGTATTAACACCAAACAGGAATCTAACATCAAAAGAAAGTATTTATACGCTACTAACTTTGCCCTAAACAACAAAGATCACGAAATCGCTCCTTACATTGCTTTAGCTGAGATTTACGATATCAATGTTAAGTTTTTGGACACGATTCAGAAATCAATGACACCAAAAGTAGCCAATTCATTATACGGTAAAAAACTAACAAAATACGTTTCCGACATCAAGAAAGAGCAACAAAAATAAAATCCAACAAAAATGTCCTGACTATTCAGGACATTTTTTTTATATCAAATTTCATCCCCCCTATCTTCCAAGCAGAGCACCCAAAATTCCAAATACAAATACAAGTCCGTATAAAGCAAGAATAGCCAGCATGAAAATACCGATGAATTTATAGTGTGATTTAAGATACCCCAGAGAACTGGTCAACAACTCTGAATCATTCTCTCTAAAAGCTCTCTTTGTATTTACAGCAAACTTGTACAAATAATAAACCGGAAAGAAATAGATCGCCGCAATAAAAACATAGACAAATCCCATTAACGCTCCAAAAGAGCCTCCAAGACCTCCCATTCCCGACATGCTATTTCCCATAGCCGAAAAAATAGTTCCTGCAAAAACGGCAATTAAAACCATCAACCCAATTCCTACGAATCCTAAAATAGACAGGAAATAAGCCCATTTGGCGGTTTCCTTTAAAAAGTCTTTAGCAGTTTGGTCAAGCTGCAATTCAAATTTTTCAAAAACTGATGTTTCTTCCATTATTAATATGTTTTTTGGTTAAGTAACAAACATAAGAAAAATAGCACTACAAACACCTCCATCAAAAATAGGTCAGATACAAAAAAGACAGCTTCCAGGGTATTTCGTTTAATTCCCAGCGAGTTTCGCACAGATTTCTTATAGACGCTTCCAATACTGCACCTGCATACTTTACACAAAACCTTGCTCTCTTTAGGGTTAGAAAAAAAAAGCCCACGGATTACACCAATTCGTTTCACAAAAACGTGGATCTCCACGGATTTTTATTCCAAAGAATACTACACCCGTGTACTTTGCGTAAAACGGATCAAGAACAAAACCTGGGGAGGAATGTCAAAATAAAATTAGAAATTTGTAATCTAAGAATTAGATATGACACCTATAGAGCTTTTAAAATTTATGCTTCCTGATTTTTTAATAGAATACTTTGAAGTAGTTTCTACCACTAACACAGAAGAAGTATTGCATCTGTATTTTGAAGAAAAAATAAAACCTCCACAAGAGTTTAATTCTTTTGAATTGATTTCTAAGGGGTTTCTTGATGAGATTACTATTCAGGATTTTCCATTAAGAGGTAAATTTGTGTATTTACACATCAAAAGACGCCGTTGGACTAATAAAACCAATGGAGAAATCATCAAAAGAGATTGGACTTTAGTTGCTAAAGGAACTCGCATGACTCAGGAGTTTGCGACTTTTTTAAAAGAAATTAATAGATAAGAGTGCCACAGATTGTCATACCATTGGAGGCTTTTTCGGGGTTAACGGAAAGAGACTCCAAAGACAATACAAAAAACATTTAAGCTCATTTAATACATGGGCTCCACGCGAACATGCGCACCAATGGATGATTTACCCTGAAAACATGGGCACTCATTTATCCATTGACGAGGTGGCTTTGTCTCAGGGGGAACTTTACACTATCCTGACCAACAAGAAATTCAAAGGCAAAAAAGGTTGCTTGGTAGCTATTGTTGCCGGAACTAAAGCAGACCAGGTTATAGAACACATCAGAAAGATTGATTACAAGAAAAGATCTTTTGTCAAAGAGATAACGCTCGATATGGCTAATTCCATGAAGCTAATCTCTAAGAAATGTTTTCCTAAAGCCATACAGGTTACAGATCGGTTCCATGTTCAAAAATTAGCGCTCGAAGCAGTACAAGAGATTAGAATCAAACATCGCTGGGAAGCTATGGACTTTGAGAATCAATCGATACTACAAGCCAAATTAGAAAACAAAACATACATTCCCCAGCTTTTACCTAACGGAGATTCTGTTAAACAGTTATTAGCCAGAAGCAGGTATCTACTTTATAAGTCTCGCGAAAAATGGACTCGGAGCCAAGAAGAAAGAGCACAAATGGTATTTGAACTATATCCTGACATTAAAACAGCTTACAATTTAAACCAACAGCTTCGAGGAATTTACAATAACTACAATGACAAACATATTGCCATGACCAAACTGGCACATTGGTATAGAAATGTAGAAGAATCAGGTTTTAAAAACTTTAATATTCTACTCAATACCATAACTATTAATTATCAGTCAATCTTAAACTATTTTGATAATAGAAGCACAAATGCTTCGGCAGAATCTTTCAATGCTAAAATAAAAGCTTTTAGAAGTCAATTTAGAGGAGTGAGCAATATAGATTTTTTCTTGTTCAGATTATCTAATCTTTTTGCTTAATCCCCAACTTTTGAACCTGATCCCGTAAAACCTTGCGCTCTTTGCGGTTAAAAAACCATATGCAGATTCATTTCACAAAAACTCGAATCTCTATTAATTTCACTTAAGAGCAAAAAAAAAACCACCACTAAAAAGTGATGGTTTCACGTTGAGCCGGCGGAGGGACTCGAACCCACGACCTGCTGATTACAAATCAGCTGCTCTAGCCAACTGAGCTACGCTGGCGACTCATTACGTTTGTAAATGTATAATGGATTTTAAATTTTCCAAAATAAATCTACTGCTTATTTCAATTAAAAACCACCACTCGCAGTGATGGTTTTGTGTTGAGCCGGCGGAGGGACTCGAACCCACGACCTGCTGATTACAAATCAGCTGCTCTAGCCAACTGAGCTACGCTGGCGTCTCATTACGGGTGCAAATATAAGTCGGTTTTTCGTTTTTCCAAAATAAATCTGCACTTTTTTATGCTTTTTTTTGCTTACAATTCGTTGATTTTAGCAATCAATTGATTAGCAGTTTCTTCCAATTCGATATTGATTTGCTTGAAGTGCGCTTTTTTGTTTTCAACATTCTTAGCGTTTACTTTTGTGATCAAAGTATCAAATGCAGCGATAGCCTGATCAACCAAAGCGTTCGTTTCAGGAGTAGGATTTCCTGTTGTTGACATTTCAAATAAGTAAATTGCCTCAATAATATCTCCTAATACGAAATTGATGTCTTTCTTTAAGTTTTTAACGTTTGCCATTTTTATTTTAATTTAAATTTGCGACTGCAAAAGTACATATAATCTTTTTATTACGCGCTATGAAATGTAAATTTCTAAAATTGAAGCATTTCCATTTAAAAGAAATGCATTTATCTCAGCTTGAAACGAATACCTTTTCTACTCTACAATACTAGCTCTTTAATCGTTTCCATTGCTTTCTGAATGTGTTTTGCCGCATTCATACTATCAAAAATCAGAATAACTACTCCATTCTTATCGATAATATAAGTAACTCTTCCCGGCAAAAGACCAAATAGTGTGTTACGCACCCCAAAAAGATGTCGTAATTTTTTATCCTGATCAGACAATAGTATAAAAGGCAATTGATGTTTGTTGGCAAATTTATGATGCGACTTTACAGTATCACTGCTTATACCAATAACTTCAGCGCCCAAGTCCTTGAAATCTTCGTATTGATCTCTAAAACTACAAGCTTCTGTCGTACATCCCGGTGTATTGTCTTTTGGGTAAAAATAAATCACGAGCGGCTTTCGTCCCAAAACACTTTGGCTTTCGAAAACTTCTCCATGATTATCTTTAGCAGTAAAATTCGGAACTATATCTCCTATTTTTAATGACATTTATTCTTCTCCTTTATAAGTTACAAAATTGCGGTCGGTTTCATTCAAAACAATTTCTAAATCGAAATCGGGTTGAATTCTCTTTTTAATTTTATTCCATATCACAACAGCAATATGCTCCGCTGTTGGATTCAAATCCTGAAATTCCGGAACATCCAGATTCAGGTTTTTGTGATCGAACGGAATCTCTACTTCTTCACGTATGATATCCGCTAATACTTTCACATCCAGAACAAAACCGGTTTCGGGGTCAATTTTTCCTGTAACACTTACTGTTAAACCATAATTATGACCATGAAAATTGGGGTTATTGCATTTTCCAAAAACGGCATCGTTCTTTTCAAATGTCCAATCTTTCCTGTACAATCGATGTGCAGCATTAAAATGTGCTTTTCTAGATATGGTTACTTTCATTTTGGTTGGTGGTTGGTTTAGTTTAAAGTTTATGGTCTTCTAAATAATGATAAAATTCATCAAATATTATTTTAAACCATACGGTATAAATTTCGGGCTGTTGTTGAATATCTTCTTTTACATCTTCTATTTTCATCCATTTCCAATCCTCCACTTCATCTGTATTGATCGCCGGATCATCATTAAAATATCCAATCATAACGTGATCGAGCTCGTGTTCTGTCAAGCCATTATCAAAAGGAGCTTTATAAATAAAGTGAAAGAGTTCCTTTAAATCTGTCTTAAACCCCATTTCCTCAAAAAGTCTCCTGCTTCCGGCCTGGACATTTGTCTCTCCTTCACGCTGATGACTACAGCATGTATTTGTCCAAAGTAAAGGTGAGTGATATTTTTGATGAGCACGTTGTTGTAACATTATTTCATTCTTATCATTTAAGACAAAAACCGAAAAAGCACGATGCAACATCGCTTTTTCATGTGCTTCCAATTTTGGCATTAAGCCAATTTGTTCATCCTGTTGGTTTACTAGTATTACGTTTTCTTCTATCATAGGGCTTATTGATCAAACAAAAATACGAAAAAAGAAATGGCTTGAAAATCCTGAAAGAGATTGTGAAAAGTTTAACGAGCTTAGAATCACACAAAAAACTAGCTATCAACAAAATACAAACCAATCAATCTTCAAAACTCTTTAAATACAAGCCTTAAAACTGAATTCCTTTGTTTTACGTAAATAATAAAAGTTAAAACATACTTAAAAAAATCTGAATTGTAAACTACGCGACATTTCCAGGCGAAATCTAGCCGTATCTTTGAAATACAGAATTAAAGCATTCCTAACAATGAAAACAAAAACTCAATTTCTCAGCCTTTGCTTTTTAATTCCGCTCTTTATACTACAAGCATGCGGGCAAAATGCAAAAAAACAAAATACAACAACGACGGCCATGGAAAACAAAATCAGCAAGCCCGGAAATCCTTATTATTCCAATACCGACACAACTAAACTCAACGTCAGCAATGCCGAATGGAAAAAAGTACTCCCTGAAGATGTTTATGCTGTAATGCGCGAAGCGGACACCGAAAGACCTTTCACCGGAAAATACTGGAAAACAGATGAAAAAGGAACTTATTATTGCGCTTCCTGCGGCAATAAACTTTTTCGCTCGGGAGCTAAATTTGCCAGCAGCTGCGGATGGCCCAGTTTCTTCGAACAAGACAACAAAAAAAGCGTTGTTTACAAAAATGACAACTCCCTTGGTATGGAAAGAATTGAAGCACTATGCGGACGTTGCAGCGGACACTTAGGTCATTTATTTGATGACGGACCTCCACCAACCGGAAAACGCTACTGCATGAATTCGATTGCACTTGACTTTATTCCCGATACTAAATAAAACTAAAAATGAAGAACTTATTCCTAATTAGTCTATTTGCATTGTCCATAAATGGATTTGCACAAAACAGCAAAACAAAAAGCTCCTCAAATCCGGAAACAATTACACTTGGAGGTGGCTGTTATTGGTGCGTTGAAGCCGTTTATGAAAATCTGGCAGGGGTAAAATCTGTAGTCTCCGGTTTTTCAGGAGGAAAAGTCGCTAATCCAACCTATGAAGAGGTTTGCACAGGAACAACGGGGCATGCCGAAGTAGTCCAGATTACTTACGATAAAAGCGTTACGGATATCAATGAAATTTTCAAAGTTTTCTTTACCGTTCACGATCCAACAACCTTAAACAGACAAGGGGCAGATGTTGGTACGCAATATCGATCTGTTATTTTTTACAAAAATGACGAACAAAAAAAGGCCGCAGAAAGTATTATTGCCGAACTGAACAAAGCAAAAGTCTACAGCAGCCCTATTGTAACAAAAATAGAACCCTTTAAAGTTTTTTACAAAGCTGAGGATTATCATCAAAATTATTATGCTAACAATAAGAACCAACCCTATTGTAAAATGGTCATTCAGCCCAAAATAGAAAAATTTGAAAAAGTTTTTAAAGACAAACTCAAAAAGAAATAATACTTGTTTATGAAGGTTAATACAAGTTGCCGTTCACTCTCGTGGACGGTTTTTTTATTACCTTTTCTCCCCAAAACACATCTTTAAGAACTCTTTTAAAACTGCAAACTAATTTTACCGTAATTTGTATTCTCAAAATAATGTAAAAATGAAAGCACTTACCTTTTCTTCTTTCGGAAATTCTGATGTTTTGGAATACATTGAAATTCCGAATCCACAATTAAAAAACGATGAGATTTTAGTCGAAATGAAAGCCATCGGATTAAACTTTGCCGATGTTTACAGACGAAAAGGGAACTATCATTTAAAAGGAACCCCTCCTTTTATTGCCGGTTACGAAGGTGCCGGAATTGTAACAGACCCTAACAATCATCCCGAATACAAAGTTGGTGATCGCGTAGCTTTCGCCGATGTTCCTTTTGCAAATGCAGAATTAGTCGCGGTAAACATCAACCACGTTTTACCTTTACCCGATACGATTTCTTTTGAAACTGCAGCAGCTGTTTTACTACAAGGTTTAACAGCGCATTACTTAGCAACCGACAGTCACAAAACCGTAAAAGATGAAACAGTATTGATTCACGCTGTAGCCGGGGGAGTTGGACAAATTCTAACACAAATCAGCAAACTTTTAGGCGCAAAAGTAATTGGCTTGACTTCATCTTCAGAAAAAGCAAAAGTAGCATTTGAACAAGGTGCTGATCATGTCTTCCTTTACAACGAAAACTGGAAATCGCAAGTCTTCGAAATGACTCCAAAAGGCGTCGATGTTGTTTATGACAGTATCGGAAGCACTTTAACTGAGAGTTTTGAAGTTACGAAAGAATGCGGACAAGTTGTTTTCTTCGGAATGGCAGGCGGTGATCCGGAACCGGTAGACCCGAGAATGTTAATGGACGGTTCTAAAACTTTAACCGGGGGAGATTTATGGAGCTATTTAAATTCCAAAGAAGAAAGAATCAAAAGAGCAATGCAATTGTTCCACTGGATTTCTGACAGAAAAATCAAACTTTCCGAACCAACTTCTTTCAAATTATCAGAAGGAAAACTAGCCCACGATTATCTCGAAAGCCGAAAAAGCACCGGAAAAATTATTCTGATTCCTTAATTTTTTTGCCACGAATTCACGAATCATTTAAAATAAAATTCGTGAATTCGTAGCATTTTTTTTAACGCAAACCCCTAAAGATTCCTCTTAAATCAACCTGTCAATTCCCATTTCGGTTATTTCGGACAATTCTAATAGTCGGGTTACATCCTTTTTGTTAGCTACAAAAAACAAATAACTATCACCTTGCGTATCGTAACTCATTAATTCTAAATCTTGTTTTGCCAATTCCTCTTGAATATACGGAAACAAATCATGACTGTACGTTTCTTCAGGATATTCAAAAGTAAAATCTTCACCAATCATTTCTGAGATGAAATATTCAGCATCTTCCGGATCAAATTTCCAGTCGCTGTGCCAGGAATTTATTCCTTCAAAAAAGTCGAATTCGTAATCATATTCTTCATCCTCTTCCTCCAATCCAAAGTTATCAAAAAGCGTCTGAGACTGATCTTTCAATAACTCTTCTTCCATATCTCCTCGAGAAAGCAATTGCAAAAACTCTCTAAAATACCCGACTGAAACCTCATCCGGCATTAAACTTTCGGCAGAAGGACGAATAACTGTTGGTGCCAACTCGATGCCCATGTATTCGCAAATTCCCTGAAGTACTGTTTTGAAATCGTTAAAACCTATTTCTTGCAGTTGATTCTTTGGCGCTTCGATATCAATTGGTTCGGCTTCCAAAAATCCTTTAGTATAGTCATAAAAATAACTGTTTGAATACAGCAGCCTAAAATCATTCGTCTCCATACTATTGGTACAACAAAAGAAGATAATAAAATTTTGCAAAACGTGCTTCAAATGTTTTTTCATCTCTAATGAAGGCTCCGAGTAAAACTCAATATGAAGATAATTGCAAACAGGTTCCTCCAGCATTTCATCATCAGAAAGTGGAGCAATATTCACCTTTTTATACAATTCGTTTAAAACTTCATGCGAATTTTTAAATCCGCTCTTTTTTACTTCAGCCCTGCCTTCTTCATGATCAAATGAATCCGGAAAAGAATACATCGTTGCAGAAACTGTGTCGTGAATTCCTTTCATTTTAAAATCCACTCGACTTGACTCATTTTGCAGATAAGTATAGATAGAATCCAGAACATCAAAAGAAACGATTGATTCCGGATTGTTATTTCTTCCAAAGAAGTTAGAAAAGAAGTTTTTCATAAAAAATACTATAGTATAAAGTTAAAAACAGGTTTTACAAACATACTACTTTTAACCCGTTGGGTGAATTACTTTTAACACATAGAAACATAGACACTATATCTATAAAAAAGGCGTTTCACTTTATTTAAATAGGCATAGCCTCTTATGTGAAAGAAATAAATTTCTTTTTTTGTTCTCTTTTTACACCTATCCCGATGCTTCGGGACTATTTGTTAAATCATTTTTTTGCTAATTATACCGAACGTGTTAAAACACATAAAAAACATTCTATTTTAAAGCCTCAGCAATCATTAAAGCGCATTTTTCTCCATCAATGGCTGCAGAAATAATACCTCCGGCATATCCGGCACCTTCTCCACACGGGTACAAGCCTTTAATTTGCAAATGCTCATAAGTCATAGGATCTCTAGGGATTCGAACTGGTGATGACGTGCGGCTTTCCGGAGCATGCAAAATTGCTTCATTGGTTAAATAACCGCGCATTGATTTTCCAAATTCTTTAAAGCCTTCACGTAAAATTTGCGACAAAAATCCTGGAAAAACCTGCCCCATCTCAACCGATGTTGTTCCGGGAACGTAAGAAGTTTTCGGAATATCAGCTGAAACTTTATTCTGCGTAAAGTCGATCATTCGCTGAGCAGGAACCTTTTGAGTCTGCCCTGCCAAATGCCATGCTTTTTGTTCGATACTTTTTTGAAATTCCATTCCGGCCAAAGCTCCAAACTTTGCAAAAGGCTTAAAATCTTCCAACTTTAATTCGATTACAATTCCTGAATTTGCCGTAACCTGATCTCGTTTCGAAGGTGACCAACCATTAGTAACCACCTCACCCGGGCTCGTTGCACAAGGTGCAA
It includes:
- a CDS encoding ISAon1 family transposase N-terminal region protein codes for the protein MTPIELLKFMLPDFLIEYFEVVSTTNTEEVLHLYFEEKIKPPQEFNSFELISKGFLDEITIQDFPLRGKFVYLHIKRRRWTNKTNGEIIKRDWTLVAKGTRMTQEFATFLKEINR
- a CDS encoding DUF4369 domain-containing protein, whose translation is MKKSIIAFVALALLASCSKKESTDGLHLTGNIKGLKNGTLYIQRIVDTSLVAIDSIKIDGNSAFETNIKLESPEMLYLFLDRGVTNSLDNNVMFFAEPGNINIDTNLDNFIYGAKITGSKNQELYDEYKKINSRFNEESLAMVESRFKAVKRQDQKAIDSINTKQESNIKRKYLYATNFALNNKDHEIAPYIALAEIYDINVKFLDTIQKSMTPKVANSLYGKKLTKYVSDIKKEQQK
- a CDS encoding quinone oxidoreductase family protein; its protein translation is MKALTFSSFGNSDVLEYIEIPNPQLKNDEILVEMKAIGLNFADVYRRKGNYHLKGTPPFIAGYEGAGIVTDPNNHPEYKVGDRVAFADVPFANAELVAVNINHVLPLPDTISFETAAAVLLQGLTAHYLATDSHKTVKDETVLIHAVAGGVGQILTQISKLLGAKVIGLTSSSEKAKVAFEQGADHVFLYNENWKSQVFEMTPKGVDVVYDSIGSTLTESFEVTKECGQVVFFGMAGGDPEPVDPRMLMDGSKTLTGGDLWSYLNSKEERIKRAMQLFHWISDRKIKLSEPTSFKLSEGKLAHDYLESRKSTGKIILIP
- the msrB gene encoding peptide-methionine (R)-S-oxide reductase MsrB, whose translation is MKTKTQFLSLCFLIPLFILQACGQNAKKQNTTTTAMENKISKPGNPYYSNTDTTKLNVSNAEWKKVLPEDVYAVMREADTERPFTGKYWKTDEKGTYYCASCGNKLFRSGAKFASSCGWPSFFEQDNKKSVVYKNDNSLGMERIEALCGRCSGHLGHLFDDGPPPTGKRYCMNSIALDFIPDTK
- a CDS encoding ISAon1 family transposase, which encodes MGGFFGVNGKRLQRQYKKHLSSFNTWAPREHAHQWMIYPENMGTHLSIDEVALSQGELYTILTNKKFKGKKGCLVAIVAGTKADQVIEHIRKIDYKKRSFVKEITLDMANSMKLISKKCFPKAIQVTDRFHVQKLALEAVQEIRIKHRWEAMDFENQSILQAKLENKTYIPQLLPNGDSVKQLLARSRYLLYKSREKWTRSQEERAQMVFELYPDIKTAYNLNQQLRGIYNNYNDKHIAMTKLAHWYRNVEESGFKNFNILLNTITINYQSILNYFDNRSTNASAESFNAKIKAFRSQFRGVSNIDFFLFRLSNLFA
- the htpG gene encoding molecular chaperone HtpG: MTTGKINVSVENIFPLIKKFLYSDHEIFLRELVSNGTDATLKLKHLISIGEAKVEYGNPVIEIKVDKEGKKIHIIDQGLGMTADEVEKYINQVAFSGAEEFLDKYKDSAKDSGIIGHFGLGFYSAFMVAEKVEIITKSYKDEPAAHWTCDGSPEFTLEPADKTSRGTEIILHIAEDSLEFLEDSKISGLLNKYNKFMPVPIKFGTRTETLPKPEDAPEDYVNETVEIDNIINNPNPAWTKQPTELSDEDYKNFYRELYPMQFEEPLFNIHLNVDYPFNLTGILYFPKLGSDMQIQKDKIQLYQNQVYVTDNVEGIVPEFLTMLKGVIDSPDIPLNVSRSGLQADGAVKKISNYITRKVADKLKALFNENRADFEQKWNDIKIVLEYGMLSEDKFYEKAGAFVLYPTVDDTYFTLEELKEKLKENQTDKDGKLIVLYAGNKDAQHSYIETAKEKGYEVLLLDSPIISHLIQKIESDNSGLTFVRVDSDHIDNLIKKEENTISKLSDEEKETLKTSLETYIPKAYSVQLEAMDSQAAPFIITQPEFMRRMKEMSQSGGGGMFGMGNMPEMYNLIVNTNSDLASSILNTEDKTHQEHLVKQALDLAKLSQNLLKGEALTAFVKRSFEMIK
- a CDS encoding DUF6630 family protein yields the protein MKNFFSNFFGRNNNPESIVSFDVLDSIYTYLQNESSRVDFKMKGIHDTVSATMYSFPDSFDHEEGRAEVKKSGFKNSHEVLNELYKKVNIAPLSDDEMLEEPVCNYLHIEFYSEPSLEMKKHLKHVLQNFIIFFCCTNSMETNDFRLLYSNSYFYDYTKGFLEAEPIDIEAPKNQLQEIGFNDFKTVLQGICEYMGIELAPTVIRPSAESLMPDEVSVGYFREFLQLLSRGDMEEELLKDQSQTLFDNFGLEEEDEEYDYEFDFFEGINSWHSDWKFDPEDAEYFISEMIGEDFTFEYPEETYSHDLFPYIQEELAKQDLELMSYDTQGDSYLFFVANKKDVTRLLELSEITEMGIDRLI
- a CDS encoding peroxiredoxin, yielding MSLKIGDIVPNFTAKDNHGEVFESQSVLGRKPLVIYFYPKDNTPGCTTEACSFRDQYEDFKDLGAEVIGISSDTVKSHHKFANKHQLPFILLSDQDKKLRHLFGVRNTLFGLLPGRVTYIIDKNGVVILIFDSMNAAKHIQKAMETIKELVL
- a CDS encoding 6-pyruvoyl trahydropterin synthase family protein, with the translated sequence MKVTISRKAHFNAAHRLYRKDWTFEKNDAVFGKCNNPNFHGHNYGLTVSVTGKIDPETGFVLDVKVLADIIREEVEIPFDHKNLNLDVPEFQDLNPTAEHIAVVIWNKIKKRIQPDFDLEIVLNETDRNFVTYKGEE
- the msrA gene encoding peptide-methionine (S)-S-oxide reductase MsrA — encoded protein: MKNLFLISLFALSINGFAQNSKTKSSSNPETITLGGGCYWCVEAVYENLAGVKSVVSGFSGGKVANPTYEEVCTGTTGHAEVVQITYDKSVTDINEIFKVFFTVHDPTTLNRQGADVGTQYRSVIFYKNDEQKKAAESIIAELNKAKVYSSPIVTKIEPFKVFYKAEDYHQNYYANNKNQPYCKMVIQPKIEKFEKVFKDKLKKK
- the idi gene encoding isopentenyl-diphosphate Delta-isomerase; the protein is MIEENVILVNQQDEQIGLMPKLEAHEKAMLHRAFSVFVLNDKNEIMLQQRAHQKYHSPLLWTNTCCSHQREGETNVQAGSRRLFEEMGFKTDLKELFHFIYKAPFDNGLTEHELDHVMIGYFNDDPAINTDEVEDWKWMKIEDVKEDIQQQPEIYTVWFKIIFDEFYHYLEDHKL